The DNA window CCCCAACTGAAGAAGGAAGGCGGCTACTACTGGCTGCCCGCCCAGAGCATCACGCTGGAGCCGAACCAGTACAAGCTGATCAACTGCGGCAAGGTCGTGTATACGATCGATTCGGGGCCGTCGTCGGTCTTCATCCCGAGTCCGATCGCGCTGCGCGGCGAGGACGAGGGCGAGGTCGGCTACCGGATGAAGTGGAACGGGACCATCGTCGATCAGGCGCGGGGCAACGTGAAGCATCCGGACCTGATCATGAACTACCCGCGCGACACCCAGAGCCAGCCGCGGCAGGGGATCTGGACTACGATTCCCGGGCACAGCTACTCGATCGGGCGTTTCGATTACGTCAACAACATGGGCGACCCGCGGATCGCCTACTACGTCGGCATCGCGCAGGACCCGAACGACTATCCCGACAACTACAGCCCGAACCGCAGGACGATTCGCTGGGGCAACGTTTACTTCGGCGACTCGTCGACCAAGCCGAAGGTCTACGGCCGCGTGATGCCGTCGGAATGGCCGGATTGCGGGCACAACACGTCGTATGGCTATCTGCCTCCAGCGGTCCAGGCCGGTCGGGCGGGAAGCCGGGGCGACGAACGGATTGATCCCGACGACCCGCAGTTCTTCCGCAACCTGCCGGACGTCGAGCCTCTCAAGGCGCCGATGCGGATCTCGAACCGCGGCCGCTTTTTCAGCGCGACCGAACTCGGCCGGGTCTACGACCCCGTGATGTGGGTGCCGACCTACGATCGCTCAAGCGATACTGCGCAGATTCGCGACGGCCGGATGCCGAGCAGCCAGACCCGCTGGCCGCTGGTCGAACTCGGATCACCGGTGAACGACCACTATGGTGGCGGCAACTCGCTGAGGATCGGCCGTCCGGAGCACCCGCGGTTCGTCGAACCCGGGTTGCACGCCGCGCACCTGCTCGACCTCTTCCACACCGGGGTCGGAAACGCGGTCGATCGCGAGGATGTCGAAGGCAACCTCGCATGGATGGAAGGCCGGGTGAATCTGAACACCGCAGGTCGCGACGCGCTGAGGGCGCTCGCGGTCGGGCTACTTCAGCAGGACCCCGAGCTTTCGCGCCGACTGAGCAATTCCCACCGGCCCACCGACCAAATGGCGCCTCCGATCCAACCGCTCGAACTTGGAACTCCGGCGGTTTCGCGCGCCGCCGACGTGATTGCCGACGCGATCATCCGCGAAAGGCCGATCGTTTCCGCCGCTCAGCTTGCGGCGGTCGAGAACGTCCAGGAGGAACCGGTTTTCGGAAATGAGGAGCTCTATTCGATCGGTGACCGCGTCGAGTGGAGCGACTCCGCCGCCGAAGAGGTCTTCGCCCGCGTTTACAACAGCTCGACCCTTCGTTCGCGGAACTTCCGCGTGTGGGTCGTCGGTCAGGCACTCACGCCACTCGCACCCGGTTCCAACGCCGTGCCCGAAGTGCTGGCCGAGTCGCGGAAGGTCTTCAACGTGTTCGCCGATCCCGGGGAACGGCTCGCCGATGGCGGCATCGATTCCCGCAACTTCCGTCCCGTCATTCTCCATGAAAACGATTTCTAAGCTTGTCGCCAGCCTGTGCCTCTTCGCCTTCGTCCACGCGCAGGACGGACCGCCGCAGGTCGGCTTCATTCGCCTCGTCAATGCCGTCGGACCGGGCGAAGGCAACACCCACCTGAAGGTCGATGGAGAGGATCTATACGCGAAGGGTTACAAGCTCGGGCAGCGGACCGGAGGCATCGGATTGAAGTCCGGCAGCCACAAGATTGCCGTGACCAAGGACGGAGTGGAAACCGGCGAGACGTCGGTCAACGTGGCAACCGGAGAAACGACCACCCTGATCGGCTTCGCGGAAAAGGTGGAGACCGAGGACGAGGAAGAGCCGTTCAAATGGCAGGCGCGGATCCTCAAGCTCAAGCAGAAGGACGCCGAGCGCGGCTATCGTCTGACGGTTGTCAGTGTCTGCGCGTTGCCTGAGGTCACCTTTCGTATCGCGACCGAGGCGCGGCAGTCACTCGAGACGAAGTCGGTGAAGCGGTTCAATACGACAACCGTCGACCTTGGCGAGGCACGTGGCGATGTCGAGATCCGGCTGCAAGGAGCGGAGGAAGCCCTGTGCGGAATGTCTTTCGACGAACCCGGCAGCTACGTCGCGGTCTTCTATGACGACGGCGAGGGCAAGATCCGCGCCATGACCTTCTACGATCCGAAGTTCGTGATCGCCGGTTGAGCCGGACATTCCCGCTGGTCGGACCGGCGGATTTGTTGCGTCTTGGGGTCGCCGCAATGAAGGAACTTATCCGCGACTCCGACCTTACCAAGGTCACCTATTTCCGGAACCTGTTGGAAGGCGAGGGGATCGCGACGATGATGCGCAACGAACATCTCCAGTCGTCCGGTCTGGCGGAGATCCCAATCCCCGAATTCTTCCCCGCGTTGTGCGTGATGGCTGACGAAGACTACGAGCGCGCCCTCGGCATCATCCGGGATCACATCGAGTCGAACCGGGAGCGCTCCGACGAGGAGGTCGCATGCAAGGGATGCGGTGAGATGAATCCGGGCAACTTCGACATCTGCTGGTCCTGCGGTGGAGAGATCTCAGGCTAAGCCGACTGATCCGCGTTCTGGCCACGCGACAATTGACCGAACCGTAAAAGCGCAAAGCAGAGGAATTTCAAAACCTGCGTCCGCCCGGCCTTCGCGTCTTGGCGACTTTGCGGTTCATTCCGGCGCCGAAGGCGCTGTGGAGAGCGGCTTTGTAAGCCGCGCATTTGATTGAGAATCCAGGTATGATGCCGCGGCTTGCAAAGCCGCTCTCCATACTATGCCCACGTCGGGCGAGCCAATGCTGCCGAGTCGACCTCAGCTCCGGCCAAGGGCCTCCATGACCCGCCGGTGGGCCGCTTCGACCGGCTCGCGGTCGCAGCCGTCGACGCTCGATGCGCAGGCGAGCACGGCATCGGCATGTTCGGCGATGGCATCCCGGTGGGTGTCGAGCATCGCCCGGTCTCCGATTTCTTCCAGCACGTCCAGTAACCGGATCGCGATGTCCGCACGGTCCGCCGCGGCCTGGCGGATCTGATGGAACGCCGCACCGAGGAGATCGGCGAAGACGGTCGGACGGACGCGGACCCGCGGAACCTTTTCGGCATCGCTGAAGGTGCGCTTCGGAAGCTTGCGGGTCGCCACTTTGCCCAGCGCATCGCCCAGATAGTCGATGCAGTTCATCGCGGTGAACGGATCGTTGATACCGGGCGAAAGGGCGCGCAAGGCGACTTCGACGAGTTGGCGGAGGCAGAATTCGAAGTCCTGCTCGGCGGTGCGGATCCTGTCGAGAAGGACGTCGCGGCGCAGTCTCTGAAGCTCTGCATCCTCCAGGTCGCCATCGTGGCTCACCGCGAGCAAGGTGCTGCCTTCCTGCACGAACTGTCCCGGACGAAGCAAGACGCGGCAACGCACCCCGAGTTCCGCACAGGTCTCGACCAGTCCTTCGACATTGATCGCGGCGATGTAGCCGCTGCGGTTCGCATTGATCGGGATTTCGTTCTCGATCGTCTCCCACTCCGACTTCTCCTGGTCGGCCTTGCGTTCGTCCGGGTCCTCCGGCCGGCAGTCGGGGAAGAACCGCTCGATCGCCTGGTCGAGCTCGGAGTGGATCGACGAGATGATCCGGTCCGCCTGCAGCGAGACGGAAATGTGATGCACGAAGTGGATGAAGGTCGCCAGGCTGGTGAGCGTGGCGAGGAAGGCGCCGAGGGTGGCGATGTGCGGGATGAACTCGCCTTCCTCCGCGCTGCGCACCGCGCGCAGGACGATCAGGCAGAATACGAAGTTGCCCAGCAGCATGCCGAGCGCGAACTGGTTGGGCAGCGAGCGGATGAAGTTGCGGAGGATCCGGCTGCCGAACTGGCTCGATGCCAGCGTCAGCGCGACCAGCGTGGCCGAGAAGGTCAAGCCGGCCAGCGTCAGCACCGCGGTGGCGGCGGTCGAAAGCAGCGACCGGACTCCGTCGGCGGAAACCGCCTCCGGTTGAAGCCACTGGGTGAAGCTGTCGCTGGCATCCGAACGGTCGAATGCGATGATGGCATGCGCGATCACTGCGGAAAGCACGACCAGCGACCCCGGAACGAACCAGAAGCTCGTCCGCAACCTCGACCAGAAGTGTTCGAGCCAGGTTCTCATCGGTGCGGCGCCTCGGTCATCTCGCGGATGTTGGACTCCATCGCACAGTGATAGCGAGAACCAAGCGCGAGCGTGGGGAAAGCGGCTTTGCAAGCCGCTGGTTCAGTCTGGTATCCGATCTCCGACGCAGCGGCTTTCAAAGCCGCTCTCCCCATTTCAGGTGTCGCTGTTAGTTGAACAGATTCCGGTCGAGGCTGCGGTACTGGATGGCTTCGAGCACGTGATGGGTGGCGATCCGTTCCGAGTCCTCGAGATCGGCCAGGGTCCGGGCGACTTTCAGAATCCGGTCGTGGGCGCGGGCCGAGAAGTTGAGGGTCTCCATCGCCTGCTCGAGGTAGGACGACCCTTCGGCATCCAGTTCGCAGAAGGCGCGCACCTGCCGTGGCCCCATGCCGGAGTTGGTGCGGGTCGCGGTGCCGGCGAACCGCCGCCGCTGAAGCTCCCGTGCCGTGACGATCCGCTGGCGGATGCTTGCCGAACTCTCACCCCGCTCCTTTCCCGAAAGTTCCCGGTAGTCGACCAGCGGCACGTCGACGTGGAGATCGATGCGATCGAGCAACGGCCCGGAGATCCGCTGCCGGTACTGCTCGATCTTCCGCGGTGAGCAGCGGCAGTCCCTCTTACTGTCTCCATAGTAGCCACAGGGACACGGATTGAGCGCGGCCACGAGCATCGACGATGCGGGGAAGGTGAGGGAGCCGGCGGCGCGGGAAATCGTGACGTGACCGTCCTCGAGCGGCTGGCGCATCACCTCGAGCGTCTGGCGACGGAACTCCGGAAGTTCGTCGAGAAAGAGCACGCCGCGGTGAGCCAGTGACACCTCTCCGGGACCGGGGTTGGTGCCGCCACCGAGCAGGCCTGCGTCGGAAATCGTGTGATGCGGCGACCGGAATGGCCGGGTGGTGAGAAAGGAGCGCTTGGGATCGAGCAGGCCGGAGATCGAGTGGATCTTGGTGACCTCGATCGCCTCGTCCTCGCTCATGTCCGGCATGATCGTCGGCAGCCGCTTGGCGAGCATCGACTTGCCGGTGCCCGGAGGTCCGACCATCAGAAGGTTGTGGCCGCCGGCGACCGCGACCTCCAGCGCGCGCTTCACGTGGTGCTGGCCTTTCACCTCGTCGAAGTCGACCTCGTAGCTCCGGCTTTCTCCGAAGAAGCGGGTGCGGTCGATACGGACCGGCTCGATCGTTTCCTCGCCGATCAGGAACCGCCATGCCTGATAGAGATTTCGGATCGGGTAGATGTCGACGCCTTCGATGACGGCGGCTTCAGGGGCGTTCGCCTCGGGAACCAGCACCCGCCGCCGGCCGCGGGCCTTCGCTTCCAGCGCGATCGAGAGCACGCCTTTCACCGGCCTCACCGAGCCGTCGAGCGCCAGTTCTCCTACGATGCAGCAGTCCTCCCCGGGCAACTCGACTTCTTCGGAGGCCGACGCCATCGCCAGGGCGATCGGCAGGTCGAAGGACGGCCCTTCCTTCTTCACGTCCGCAGGGGCGAGGTTGACCGTCTTGGTCCCGTCCGCCATCCGCAGCGGGGAGGCGGAGACGGCGGAAATCACCCGCTGTGAGGATTCGCGAACCGCCGCATCCGGCAGCCCGACGACCACCACGGTGGGAGTCTCGGAGTTGCGCACATTGACCTCCACTTCCACCTCGAGGGCCTCGACACCCCGAAGCGCTGCGGAATACAGACGACTGATCATGCGAACAGTATTAGCGGTAAGCCCGGCCTTTCGTCAATGCCAAGCCTTCCGGGGAGGCAGCCCGTCTCCGACAAAAACGGCGGCCTCCCGTCAGGAAGGCCGCCGCAGGTTTTTTCGGGTGATCGATCGGAAGATCAGTTCTCGGTGGCGCTCAGGCGACCGAAGAGGGTGCCGTTGCCGGAGGCGAAGCTGTCGGGGATCTTGACCGTCACGGAGTCCGTCGGGCTGCCGTCGACCACTTCCACCACGACGCCGCTGCCGAGCGTCTGGCTGGTCAGCGGAATCACGTCGGTGTTTCCGAAGCCGAGGTCGCCGCTGTAGTCGATGCTCAGCACCACCGGAGCGATGCCGTCGAGGCGCTCGAAGCTCAGCGTCAGGAAGCCGGGTTCGGTTCCCGGTTGCGGAAGCAGGCCGGCGGCGTTGGCATTCACATCGGCCGCGCCGAGGATGAAGGCCATGCCGTTCGAGATCCCGTCGCCGTTGGCGTCGTCTTCGAACAACGCGCCACCGCTCCAGATCGTGTAAGGCGTGCCCGCCGTGACCGTGATGGTGGTGTCGTCCTGAAGCGCCGAGGTCGTGTCGAGCGCGTTGCCGGCAAGATCCTCGATCACCGCACCGGAGGCGATCTGAAGAATCAGGTCACCGGCCACACCGGGCGAAACCGTCACCTCGAAGACCGCCGGGTCGCCCGTGGTGGCGACGCTGTCGATGGTTGCGGCGGACGTGCCACCGTCTTCGAAGTCCCCGGTTTCAACGGTGCCGTCGTTGATCGGCTCGTCGAAGGTCACGGTGTAGACCACCGTGTCGGAGGTGGTGATCGGACCGCCACCGACGTCGTCGGCGATCGAGACGAGCGTCGGGTCCGTGGTGTCCGGCGGGCCGGCAGCACTTACGGTCAGCACCTCGGAGAGCCCGTAGAGGGCGGCCTCGGTTGCTTGGCCGGATGTCCCGCGGCTTTCCCAGAACTTCGTCTCGGCGCTGAAGATGCCGAAGCGCGGGCTGGCAACGCCGAGGGCGGCGTTGGCGGTCCCGTTGTCATTGGTGCCGGTCCATACACCTCCGTAGGGATTGAACAACGGAATGGTATTGGTGGGACGTGCGGCGTTCTCCTCGTCGCGGTTGATGTGGTTGTTCGTCACTCCGTCCCAAAGATCGCTGTAGTCGTTGGCAGCGATCGTGGTTCCGTTCATGAGGTAGATCGGCTCGCCTGTGCCGTCGACACCGGGATTGGTGGAGGTGTTGGTGCGTGCGTCAACGGCCGGGATTCCTCCGCCATCTCCCGCGGCCGATGCGATCGCGAACCAGCTTGCCGACCCGAGACCGAGGGAACTCGCGTTGGCGGCGTTCTGCACGAGGGTGTTGTAGGTGGCGATGTCGTTCGAGGTCGCGTCGGTCGTTCCGCTGGTGACGAAGGCGAGACGGTAGTTGTCGCCGATCTGCCACAGGTTTCCGGTCGCCGGGTTGATCCCGTTGTTGTTAGTGAGGCTGAGAACCCCGAGCTGCGTGCTGAGGTCGCCAATGTCGCGGACGGTCACGGTGCTGTCGTCGAGCACAGGCCCGGTCAGGCTGTTGCCGAACAGGTCGTCGAATGACGCGCTGCCGTCAGCCTGCAGGGCGATGGTGCCCGTGCCGCTGGCGGTCACCACCACTTCGATCACGTTGAGATCGGTCTGGGTGACGCTGTCGATCGTCACCGGAGCCGAGCCGCTGCTCGAGAAGTCTGCGGTGGTCGCCGAGGTCGTGATCGCTTCGTCGAAGGTGAACGAGAAGGTGACCGACGGCTGGAGGGAGAGGAAGACCTCGCCGTTGACCGAGTCGTCGGTGACCGTCGCCACCGGCGCTGCGGCGTCGGCGGGCGCGCTGGTCACGGTGAGCACGCTGTCGCCGCTCATCCAGGCAGCTTCGTAGTCGACGGTGGCCGGTGTTCCGACCCGGCCGTAGGTGCCGGCGGGGAACGGGAAGCCCTGGATGTTGAGCAGGTTAATTGTGTTGTCAGCGTCCATCTGAATCCGGTTGGAGCCGTCGCCGGACGGTCCCTTGGCGTCGATGTTGAGCGTCCCGGCGGCGTCCATCGCTCCGGATGCGTCGAACTCGAGTTTGAGCGTCGCATCGTTGCTTGCCGCGGACTCGAGAGTCACGTTGCCCGCTCCCAAGGAGCCGGCCGCGCTTGCCCGCACCGTACCGTGGCTGCCGCCGCGTCCGTTGATGCCACGGATCACCAGATGGCTGAAGGTGTTGTTGGCGTCGAAGACCACGGTCGGGCCGCTGGCGTTGGACTGCAGCGTGAACTGGTGCGCTCCGGTGATCGGTTCGCCGAAGTTCGGGCTGGCCGGTGTCTGGGTCGATTCACCGCAGCTGAAGGTGACGTCTCCCTGGAGCACGATCGCTGGCACATCGGGGGTTCCGCTGGTGCGACCTTTGATCAGGACACCGTCACCCATCGTGATCGTGGTCGATCCGGCGGTGCCGAGGCAGTTCCAGGACTCGACGAAGTTGTTCGTCCAGCCGACCTGGATGGTCGTGTTCGGTTCCATCGTCAGGTCGCCGGTGTAGGTCGGCGTGCTGGCGCTCCAGACGGTCACCCACGGGTTGGCCGCCGCGATGGTCGGGCTGAGTCCTCCAGAAGGAACTCCCACGTCCCAGTTGGCCGGGTTGTTCCAGCGGTCGTTCTTGTTGTTGTTGTCGCCGATGTAGAGCGTCGAAGAAGCCGTCGAGAAACTCCACGTCGTGTCGTCGGCGATGCCGGCGAAATCGAGATCGTTGTAGTTGCGGATTGCCGTCGAGCCGATGCGCACCGCGTAGTTGACCGCCGCCGTCAGCGGATCGGTCGGGGTGATGGTGACAGTCGAACCGCTGACCGAGACCTGTGAGGCATCGTCGATCGGGATGACCGTGTCGACACCGTCGGTGAGGTTCTTGAGCGTGATCGCGTTCGCGCCGTCGATTCCGGTGACGAGCAGGTCGTCGATATACAGACCGATGTAGAGGTTGCTGGTGCCCACATATCGGAATTCGAAATACACGTTGTGTCCGACGGCGTCGGAGATGTCGAATGGCCCGTAGGTCGCCCAGTCGGAGGTCACCGGCGGAGTCAGCGAGCTGGCAGGTACCGTGTAGAGCAGGGTGTCGGTTCCGACTTCTTTGACGAGGACCTCGATGGTGTCACCGTCGACCGAGTCCACCGCGGCGGCGAACTGCAGTTGGGCGGATGCCACGCCGGTGAGATCGACGCCACTGCCGGCCGCGTCGGGGCCTTGGAGGATCGAATCGGCAGCAGTGTTGATCGTGCCCGAAGGCGTGCCGCCGGCGCCGAGTGCTGTCGCCCAGCAGTTGGTCGAGCCATTGTTGCCGGTGGTGATGATCAGGCCGGCGTCGTTGTCCGAGTTCGGAGCGCCCCATGCCCAGTCGTTGGGCGTGCCAACGGTCGTGAAGTTGCCGCCATCGGCTTCGAAGTCCTCGTCGAGAAGCACCAGTGAGGCGCCGGAGTTCAGGAGGACGTCTTCGTCAAAGGTGACAGTGAGGGTGGTGTCGAGCAGCACTTCGGTCGAGTCGTCAACCGGATCGAAGGTGGTCGTTACCGGGGCGGTCCCATCCACCGCGACGGTGGTGAAGGTCCATTGACCCGCCGAGGTGCCGTCGAAGTCATTCGGAGTGTCGGCGGTGTCGGTCACGACCCCCGATGGAATCTGCACTTCGTATTCGGTGCCGAACGCCAGATTGGAACTCAGATCGATCGAGAGTTCCTTGCCCGAGATCGTGATCTGCGAATCACCAATCGCAATCGGCGTCGAGGTGGCGGCGCCCGAAGGATCCTCGATGATCGTGATGCTGCCGGTGCCGGCCTGGATAACTTCGTTGAAGGTCGCGACGAGCACCGCACCTGGATAGATGCCGGTCGCATCGTCGGTCGGATCGGTCGAGCTGATGGTCGGGGCTGCGGTGTCAGGACCGGAAAGCGCCTGGTAGTTCGCGAGAACCTCGCCCGCGGTGAGCGCCTGCGAGCCGTAAACCCGGAAAATCGATATGTCGCCGTCGAACTCGCCGTCACTTGCGGTTTCCGCCAAACTGTTGTTGGCGTTTCCAAGACCGGTTCCGTCACCGCCGCAGTAGTCGTCGAGTGCGGTATTGTCGTTGTCGTTCGAGGCGTCGTCGAAAGCGGTCGCCGTCAGGTTGTCGTCCACCAGCGCTCCATCGACGTAGATTTCCATGCTGTCGATCGAGCCGCCGCCCGCAGCCTCGTCATATACCAGAACGATCTGGCGAAACTCGGTGGTGTCGATCACCGCGCTGACGGTTTCGATCGATGCGCCACTGCCGCCGTCGATGGTGAAATGAACGGTACCCGAGTCGTCGGACGCGGTGCCGGTCTCATACCAGATGGCGAAACCGGTTCCGGATCCTCCGCTTTCGTAGATCACTTGGTTGGCGTCACCCGTGTCGGTCGGTTTCAGCCAGAACTCCCAGGTCGTCGCGTCGCCTTCTCCGAAAAGGCCGTTCCAGGTCAAGTTGTCGGAGTCACCACCGCCGCCGGTAAAGCGGTAGGCATTCGTGATGCCCGACAGTCCGGTGGTCACTGACTCAAGGCTCACATCGCCGCCGAAGCCAAAGTCATGGCTGGAGTTGGCGGTCGTCGAAATCCAGCTCGCACTGCTGATCGCGCTCGCGGGATTCTGGGCATCGAAGTTGAGTTCGAAGCCCGGAGTGACCTGAGCCTGCAGCGCGGGCAGGGAGAGAAGGGCCGGGATCAGGATCCGGCCCCAGACGGTTCGGGGTTTTGATGGTATCATGCGTTTTATCGGTTTCGGGATAGAGAGCCAAACCGTATCCGTCGCAGGTCCGGCAATCTGAATCTGGTTGCCATCTATTCCATATTATGGAACACATGAAGCCTTGAAGCAGGGCGGTTTTCTTAGCATTTCCGAACAAATTGCCGATCACCTGCGGGAGGAGATCGCCCGCGGCAAGTGGGGCGGCGGCTTGCCCGGCGTGCATGCCTTGGCTTCGGAGATCGGGGTCAATTTCAAGACGGTCACGGCAGCGCTGCGGAAGCTGGAGGAAGAGGGTCTCGTAGTGCGCCCCGGGTCGGGGAAGCGGCGTCAGATCGCCATCCACGGGACAAGAGGGTCCAAGACCCTCGTCATCGGAATCTTGCACGCGGATGAGGCGGATATCCGGCTCCACTACCTTGTGGAACTGCAGCACCTGCTGATGAATGCCGGGCACTCGGTCCGGGTCGTGAGGTGTCCGTTGATGAACCGCGCCGGAGGAGATGGCCGGACCAACCGGATCATCCGCGGCGCCGAGGTCAACGCGTGGATCGTGCTCGCCGGATCCCAGGAGTTGCTCAAGTGGATGATCGGGCGCGGCTTCCCGACCTTCGCGATGTTCGGCCGGCGCCGGCGTTTGCAGATCGCGGGGGTGGGTCCGGACAAGCTGCCGGCGGTTGCACAGGCGACGCGCAAGCTGATCGAGCTCGGTCACCGCAGGGTGGCGATGATCTGCCGGCCGGCGCGTCGACTTCCTCAACCCGGTGCTGCCGAGCGCGTTTTTCTCGAGGAACTCGGGAAGGGCGGCATCGAACCGAGTTCCTACCACCTGCCGCACTGGGAAGATAATCCGGAGAGCCTGCACCAGTCATTGTCGTCGCTCTTCGCGCTGACTCCGCCGACCGCGTTGCTGGTCGACGAAGTCGAACTCTACACCGCGGTGCAGCACTTTCTCAGCAACCGGGGCATCCGGGTGCCGGCGGACGTTTCGCTCATCTGCACGGACTCGGACCCGTCATTCGAATGGTGCCGACCAAAGGTCACACGCATCGCGTGGGACAGTGGCCCGGTGGTCCGGCGCATCGTCCGCTGGGCCGACAACATCAGCCGTGGGAAAAAGGACCTCCGGCAAACGGCCACCACCGCCCGCTTTGTCGAGGGCGAGACGATCGGTCCGCCGAAACCCGGAATCTAGGTGTTCCGGCTTCCTTACGCCAGAACCCCGTCGACCACCTTGCCATGGACATCGGTCAGGCGGAACTGGCGGCCTTGGTAGCGGAAGGTCAGGCGCTCGTGGTCGATGCCGAGCAGGTGCAGTAGGGTGGCATTGAAATCATGCACGTGCACCGGATCGCGCGCGACGTTGTAGCCGAGTTCGTCCGACGCTCCGTGAATGTGGCCGGGCTTGGTTCCACCACCGGCCATCCACACGGTGTAGGCCTCCTTGTGGTGGTCGCGGCCGATCGCCGTCGATTGTCCTGAGCCGTTATTCGTCTGCGCCATCGGCGTGCGTCCGAACTCGGCGTTCCACACGACGAGGGTGTCGTCGAGCATGCCGCGCTGCTTGAGGTCCTTGATCAGTGCGGCGATCGGTTGGTCGACCTGCTTGGCCTTGTTCGGCAGGTTCTTGAATACGCTGTTGTGGTGGTCCCAGCCTTGGTCGAAGAGCTGGACGAAGCGCACCCCGCGCTCGACGAGCCGGCGCGCGAGCAGGCAGTTGTTGGCGAAACTCGTCTTGCCCGGCTGGGTGCCGTACATCTCGTGGATCGACTCGGGCTCGGAGTCGATCTCCATCAGTTCCGGCACCGATGCCTGCATGCGGTAGGCCATTTCATACTGCGCGATGCGGGTCGCGATTTCGGGATCGCCGACGTCGTCGAGGTGCATGCCGTTGAGATCCTTGACCGCATCGACCACCTTCCGGCGGTCGCCGCGAGTCATGCCGTTCGGGTCGGAAAGGTAAAGCACCGGGTCGCCCTGCGAGCGGAACTCGACGCCTTGGTGGACGGTCGGCAGGAAACCGGATCCCCACGCCGAGTTGCCGGCGCCGAGGACCTGGCCGGTGATCAGCACGACGAATCCCGGCAGGTTCCGGT is part of the Haloferula helveola genome and encodes:
- a CDS encoding DUF1501 domain-containing protein — encoded protein: MSDPFSQTPPAIRQALLRDLTRRTFFQRAGFGLGGAALGSMMSSDALGAGADPLSRLGLHHAPKAKSVIFIHMVGAPSHLDLFDFKPELQKRSGELCPDEFFAGKKLAFIREQPNLQGTPAEDRFAFKRCGQSGVEISNLLPHLQGVADDLCFIKSLHTEQFNHAPAQLFSLTGFNRFGRPSIGSWVTYGIGSENRNLPGFVVLITGQVLGAGNSAWGSGFLPTVHQGVEFRSQGDPVLYLSDPNGMTRGDRRKVVDAVKDLNGMHLDDVGDPEIATRIAQYEMAYRMQASVPELMEIDSEPESIHEMYGTQPGKTSFANNCLLARRLVERGVRFVQLFDQGWDHHNSVFKNLPNKAKQVDQPIAALIKDLKQRGMLDDTLVVWNAEFGRTPMAQTNNGSGQSTAIGRDHHKEAYTVWMAGGGTKPGHIHGASDELGYNVARDPVHVHDFNATLLHLLGIDHERLTFRYQGRQFRLTDVHGKVVDGVLA